In one Terriglobia bacterium genomic region, the following are encoded:
- a CDS encoding amidase — translation MTPPSSPSAEIISWSAAEIARLVASGALSVRDVVDAHIRRIEAVNPSLNAVVVPLFESARAEAAALDSARARGALTGPLCGVPLTVKEAFEVAGTPSTMGLTERAAHCASADGILVARLRQAGAVLLGKTNVPLLMKGNETSNPLYGRSNNPWNLDRTPGGSSGGEAAILAAGGSALGLGSDYGGSLRLPAHACGIHALKPTSGRFTMRGYARFRFGQEAILPQPGPLARSVEDLILAMRILGAPGQEAVDESIPPVALGDPAAVDMKRLRVGFYTDNGILTPAPALRRAVLEAASALQERGAEVEPWQPPDTAEAWEIQLRLICADGMASYRKAMGGSQWNPALRRSLRAAALPGFVRDAIRVSLRLAGQHHYAERLRRRGGISVEEYFQLVEQRSNYRRRFLSSLDAGRFDALLCPPDALPAGLHGKSFLVGDGQSYAGLYNLLGLPAGVVSTTRVRPGEESDRPATRDVARRTAREVEKGSAGLPVGIQVVARHWREDLVLALMAALEDHFRRLPDYPARPPI, via the coding sequence ATGACTCCTCCTTCCTCCCCATCCGCTGAAATCATCTCGTGGAGCGCTGCGGAAATCGCCAGGCTCGTGGCCTCCGGCGCACTTTCAGTGCGCGATGTGGTGGACGCGCACATCCGGCGCATCGAAGCAGTCAATCCGAGTCTGAACGCCGTCGTTGTCCCGTTGTTCGAATCGGCCAGGGCTGAAGCGGCGGCTCTCGATTCTGCGCGGGCCCGCGGCGCGCTGACTGGCCCGCTCTGCGGTGTGCCGCTGACCGTGAAGGAAGCGTTCGAGGTTGCGGGCACTCCCAGCACCATGGGGCTGACCGAACGTGCTGCGCACTGCGCCTCGGCCGACGGCATTCTCGTGGCCAGGCTCCGCCAGGCGGGCGCCGTCCTGCTTGGCAAGACCAACGTGCCCTTGCTCATGAAGGGTAATGAGACCTCCAACCCGCTCTACGGCCGCTCCAATAATCCCTGGAACCTGGACAGAACGCCTGGAGGCTCCTCCGGCGGGGAAGCCGCTATTCTGGCTGCCGGCGGTTCGGCCCTGGGGCTCGGCTCCGATTATGGCGGCAGTCTGCGCCTGCCGGCCCATGCCTGCGGCATTCATGCTTTGAAGCCGACCTCCGGACGGTTCACAATGCGCGGTTACGCGCGCTTCCGTTTCGGCCAGGAAGCGATCCTGCCGCAGCCCGGTCCGTTGGCCCGAAGCGTCGAGGATCTGATTCTAGCCATGCGCATTCTGGGAGCACCGGGGCAGGAGGCTGTCGACGAAAGCATTCCTCCCGTGGCGCTCGGCGACCCGGCGGCCGTAGATATGAAGAGGCTCCGCGTGGGCTTCTACACGGACAATGGCATTCTGACTCCGGCGCCCGCTCTGCGGCGTGCCGTGCTCGAAGCGGCCAGCGCTCTGCAGGAGCGCGGTGCCGAAGTCGAGCCCTGGCAGCCTCCGGATACCGCCGAGGCCTGGGAAATCCAGCTCCGTCTGATCTGTGCGGACGGCATGGCCAGCTACAGGAAGGCCATGGGCGGAAGCCAGTGGAATCCGGCCCTTCGCCGGAGCTTGCGCGCCGCCGCTCTGCCGGGATTTGTTCGCGATGCAATCCGCGTATCACTCCGGCTCGCCGGACAGCATCATTACGCCGAGCGCCTGCGCCGCAGGGGCGGCATCTCGGTCGAAGAATATTTTCAGCTTGTCGAGCAGCGCTCGAATTACCGCAGAAGGTTTCTCTCCTCTCTGGACGCCGGGCGATTCGATGCGCTCTTATGCCCCCCGGATGCGCTGCCCGCCGGGCTCCACGGGAAGAGCTTCTTGGTGGGTGATGGGCAGAGCTACGCCGGCCTGTACAATCTGCTCGGTCTGCCGGCCGGCGTGGTCAGCACGACGAGGGTTCGCCCGGGAGAGGAATCCGATCGGCCGGCGACTCGGGATGTCGCGCGGCGCACCGCCCGCGAGGTGGAGAAAGGCAGCGCCGGACTGCCCGTTGGCATCCAGGTCGTGGCCCGGCACTGGCGGGAGGACCTCGTTCTGGCTCTCATGGCCGCCCTGGAAGACCATTTCCGGCGCCTTCCGGACTACCCTGCCAGACCACCCATTTGA
- a CDS encoding NTP transferase domain-containing protein — protein sequence MKGVVLAGGLGSRLNPLTKVTNKHLLPIYDKPMIYYPIQTLVNAGIQDILVVTGGKNAGEFLRLLGNGKDFGLKHVNYTYQEGEGGIAHALGLAEFFADGEPICVILGDNIIETNVCHAADAFRKQGRGAKIILKQVTDADRFGVAEIQGDRIIGIEEKPKAPKSDLAVIGIYFYDATVFEKIRRLKPSGRGELEITDVNNFYIEEGTLSYDKLDGWWTDAGTFESLLRANNLVAETGANKMTGNTVPTVPVKVWEKAR from the coding sequence ATGAAAGGCGTTGTACTCGCAGGGGGTTTGGGCAGTCGCTTGAATCCGCTCACCAAGGTGACCAACAAGCATCTGCTCCCCATCTATGACAAGCCTATGATCTATTACCCCATTCAGACTCTCGTCAATGCCGGCATCCAGGACATCCTGGTGGTGACCGGCGGCAAGAACGCCGGGGAATTCCTGCGCTTACTGGGGAATGGCAAGGATTTCGGTCTCAAGCACGTGAACTACACCTACCAGGAAGGCGAGGGCGGGATCGCCCACGCGCTGGGCCTGGCCGAGTTTTTTGCGGATGGCGAGCCCATCTGCGTCATCCTCGGCGACAACATCATCGAAACCAACGTTTGTCATGCCGCGGATGCTTTCCGCAAGCAGGGCAGAGGCGCGAAGATCATCCTCAAGCAGGTCACCGATGCGGACCGCTTCGGCGTCGCGGAGATCCAGGGTGACCGCATTATCGGCATTGAAGAGAAGCCTAAGGCGCCGAAATCCGATCTGGCGGTGATTGGAATTTATTTCTACGACGCCACCGTTTTCGAAAAGATCCGCCGCCTGAAGCCCTCCGGCCGCGGCGAGCTCGAAATCACCGACGTGAACAATTTCTATATCGAGGAAGGCACGCTCAGCTACGACAAGCTGGATGGCTGGTGGACTGACGCCGGAACGTTTGAGTCGCTCCTCCGGGCGAACAATCTGGTGGCCGAAACCGGCGCGAACAAGATGACCGGAAACACCGTGCCCACCGTGCCCGTCAAGGTTTGGGAAAAAGCGCGATGA
- the rfbB gene encoding dTDP-glucose 4,6-dehydratase, whose translation MNLFVTGGAGFIGSNFIRYVLSLNQGHRIVNYDKLTYAGNLANLATIAGNPDYRFVKGDICDTAAVEAAMAGCDAVVHFAAESHVDRSIYEPAPVIETNVTGTFILLQVARKIQIARFLHVSTDEVYGDMAPGAFADENSPLQPSSPYSASKAASDLLVRSYARTYAFPGIITRASNNYGPFQFPEKFLPLMITNALDGKPLPIYGDGKQQRDWLHVEDHCRGILAVLERGRIGEVYNIGGLDIEENLTMARRLLRVMGQPESLLTYVKDRPGHDRRYALDCRKIEAELGWKASVSLEEGLRQTIAWYRNNGEWLAGVRGGEYRSYYAKYYENRDSSLHALAQLKSAREL comes from the coding sequence ATGAATCTCTTCGTCACCGGTGGCGCCGGCTTTATCGGCTCGAACTTCATCCGCTACGTTCTTTCCCTCAATCAGGGCCATCGTATCGTCAATTACGACAAGCTCACCTACGCCGGAAACCTCGCAAACCTCGCCACCATTGCCGGGAATCCGGATTACCGCTTCGTCAAAGGGGATATCTGCGATACCGCCGCGGTCGAGGCGGCCATGGCTGGCTGCGACGCCGTAGTCCATTTCGCCGCCGAATCTCATGTGGACCGCAGCATCTACGAACCGGCTCCGGTCATTGAAACCAATGTCACCGGAACCTTCATCCTCCTCCAGGTAGCGCGCAAAATTCAGATCGCCCGCTTCCTCCATGTTTCCACGGATGAAGTCTACGGCGACATGGCTCCCGGCGCCTTTGCCGATGAGAATTCGCCTTTGCAGCCCAGCAGTCCGTATTCCGCCTCCAAAGCGGCCTCGGATCTCCTGGTTCGCTCCTATGCGCGCACCTATGCCTTCCCCGGCATCATCACCCGCGCTTCCAACAATTACGGCCCCTTTCAATTCCCGGAAAAATTCCTCCCCCTGATGATTACCAATGCCCTGGATGGCAAGCCCCTCCCGATCTATGGCGATGGAAAGCAGCAGCGCGATTGGCTGCACGTCGAAGATCATTGCCGGGGCATTCTGGCGGTTCTCGAGCGTGGCCGCATCGGCGAGGTCTACAACATCGGTGGCCTCGACATCGAAGAGAACCTGACCATGGCACGGCGCCTGCTGCGCGTCATGGGCCAGCCGGAAAGCCTGCTCACCTATGTGAAAGACCGTCCCGGCCACGACCGCCGCTACGCCCTGGACTGCAGGAAAATCGAAGCCGAACTCGGCTGGAAAGCCTCCGTCTCGCTCGAGGAAGGCCTGCGCCAGACGATTGCCTGGTACCGCAACAACGGCGAATGGCTCGCCGGCGTGCGTGGCGGCGAATACCGCTCCTACTACGCCAAGTATTACGAAAATCGCGACTCTTCTCTCCACGCCCTTGCGCAGTTAAAATCCGCGCGGGAACTGTGA
- a CDS encoding AAA family ATPase, translated as MYKTFFKLKENPFNVNPDPRFLFLTKEIEEALTGLMYGIETRKGFITLTGEVGTGKTTLVNRLLDWLHQQRSRTAFLFNSQMNTDQLLDFILAEFDIPCESQSKSQQLMKLNHWLLERYRAGETVVLIIDEAQNLTHPVLEEIRLLTNLETSTEKLLQIVLSGQPELEERLKLPQLRQLRQRITLRCKTAPLTKEETGNYIQERLRIAGAAADGEAIFSPQAIETIHHYSMGIPRVVNLLCEHALISAYVDQQRTIEAKIVDDVARDFQLDEVAPIAPAGGTRADHANDIYNSEEFLQNLGEVLSKFRIASSHPAPATTREKE; from the coding sequence ATGTACAAGACTTTTTTCAAGCTAAAAGAAAACCCTTTCAACGTCAACCCGGATCCGCGTTTCCTCTTCCTCACGAAGGAGATAGAAGAAGCGCTGACGGGGCTGATGTACGGCATTGAGACGCGCAAAGGGTTCATTACCCTTACCGGCGAGGTCGGCACGGGCAAGACGACGCTGGTGAACCGGCTGCTCGACTGGCTGCACCAACAGCGCTCGCGTACGGCGTTCCTGTTCAATTCGCAGATGAACACGGACCAGCTGCTCGATTTCATCCTTGCGGAATTCGATATCCCCTGTGAATCGCAGTCCAAGAGCCAGCAGCTGATGAAACTGAACCATTGGCTGCTGGAACGCTACCGCGCGGGCGAGACGGTAGTTCTGATCATCGACGAAGCGCAAAACCTGACGCATCCGGTGCTGGAAGAAATTCGCCTTCTGACCAACCTGGAGACCTCGACGGAAAAGCTTTTGCAGATCGTACTGTCCGGGCAGCCGGAGCTGGAAGAGCGGCTGAAACTGCCGCAATTGCGGCAATTGCGGCAGCGCATCACGCTGCGCTGCAAGACCGCCCCGCTTACGAAAGAAGAGACGGGCAACTACATCCAAGAGCGACTGCGCATCGCGGGGGCCGCGGCCGATGGCGAAGCCATCTTCAGCCCGCAGGCGATTGAAACCATCCACCACTATTCCATGGGAATTCCACGCGTAGTGAATCTGCTCTGCGAGCACGCGCTGATCAGTGCGTACGTCGACCAGCAGCGAACGATCGAAGCAAAGATCGTGGACGACGTCGCGCGCGACTTCCAGCTTGACGAGGTTGCGCCGATCGCGCCGGCGGGTGGAACGCGCGCCGACCACGCCAACGACATTTACAATTCCGAAGAATTCCTGCAAAACCTTGGCGAAGTGCTCTCGAAGTTCCGCATCGCTTCTTCCCACCCGGCACCGGCAACCACGCGCGAAAAAGAATAA
- a CDS encoding polysaccharide export protein, with protein sequence MSLTSSLLMGLWLIFAAGQAQKPDKPEAAATKTEAGGKTASAEAATGTEALYKIGPQDVLRIDVWKEPEISRTVPVRPDGKISLPLLNDVQAAGLTPTQLASVISEGLKKFITNPQVTVGVSEINSRRVYINGEVLRSGALPLLPDMTVLQALSSAGGFTQFARIKDIYVLRTVNGKQEKIPFNYKEVVKGRKPEQNIMLQSGDIIVVP encoded by the coding sequence ATGAGTCTGACAAGCAGTCTTCTCATGGGGCTGTGGCTGATCTTCGCGGCTGGGCAGGCGCAAAAACCGGACAAGCCGGAGGCCGCGGCAACGAAGACAGAAGCGGGCGGAAAAACGGCCAGCGCCGAAGCGGCGACCGGGACTGAGGCCCTTTACAAAATTGGCCCGCAAGACGTACTGCGCATCGACGTGTGGAAGGAGCCGGAGATTTCGCGCACCGTTCCGGTGCGGCCGGACGGAAAGATTTCTTTGCCGCTGCTGAATGACGTGCAGGCCGCAGGGCTGACGCCGACGCAGCTTGCCAGCGTGATCAGCGAGGGGCTGAAAAAGTTCATCACCAACCCGCAGGTGACTGTGGGCGTATCGGAGATCAACAGCCGGCGGGTGTACATCAACGGGGAAGTATTGCGGTCGGGGGCGTTACCACTGTTGCCAGATATGACCGTATTGCAGGCGCTGTCGAGCGCCGGCGGCTTCACGCAATTTGCCAGGATCAAAGATATCTATGTGCTGCGCACGGTGAACGGGAAACAGGAGAAGATCCCCTTCAACTACAAGGAAGTGGTGAAGGGCCGCAAACCGGAGCAGAACATCATGCTGCAGTCCGGCGACATAATCGTCGTGCCGTAG
- a CDS encoding sigma 54-interacting transcriptional regulator, whose product MSTPTSHILEPLADMVYGQSAAMQALNAVVAVIARTEIPVLLQGESGTGKEVYARLIHRLSGAGQRPLRKLNCATLEPGRLLRQIQEGTQLVNGAPEGGTLLLDGVEELDPACQRLLLSLLPDGAEKSGENEVTARVISTTSRNLEEEIEKGRFRRELYFRINGVHLRLPPVRERKEDIPALVQYFLTKYSGELKRDPPVLGPEALELLTAHDWPGNIREIENVAKKIVAIGDAGVALDDLRTAPRKAGKTNDGAPLFSLKAASREASRRAERELILQALERTHWNRKRAAQELQISYKSLLYKIKLIGVQGTTSDE is encoded by the coding sequence ATGAGCACACCAACGAGCCACATTCTCGAACCGCTGGCCGATATGGTTTACGGCCAGAGTGCCGCCATGCAAGCCCTGAATGCCGTGGTTGCCGTGATTGCGCGTACGGAAATCCCCGTTCTGCTGCAAGGAGAGAGCGGCACGGGCAAAGAGGTCTATGCCCGACTGATTCACCGGCTCTCTGGCGCTGGGCAAAGGCCGCTGAGAAAACTGAACTGCGCGACTCTGGAGCCGGGGCGTTTGCTGCGGCAAATTCAGGAAGGAACACAGCTCGTGAATGGCGCTCCGGAGGGCGGGACACTGCTCCTGGACGGCGTGGAGGAACTGGATCCGGCCTGCCAGCGCCTGCTGCTTTCTCTGCTCCCCGATGGCGCGGAGAAGAGTGGCGAGAACGAGGTGACGGCACGCGTGATTTCCACCACCTCGCGGAATCTGGAAGAGGAGATCGAGAAGGGGCGTTTTCGGAGGGAGTTGTATTTCCGGATCAATGGGGTGCACCTGCGGCTGCCGCCGGTGCGCGAGCGGAAAGAGGATATTCCGGCGCTGGTACAGTATTTTCTGACTAAATACTCCGGCGAATTGAAGCGCGACCCGCCAGTCCTGGGCCCGGAGGCACTGGAATTACTGACCGCCCACGATTGGCCGGGGAACATCCGCGAGATCGAAAATGTGGCGAAGAAGATCGTGGCCATCGGAGATGCCGGCGTGGCGCTGGACGATCTGCGCACAGCTCCCCGGAAGGCCGGCAAAACGAACGACGGGGCGCCCCTGTTTTCCTTGAAAGCGGCCTCGCGGGAGGCTTCGCGGCGGGCGGAGCGGGAGTTGATTCTGCAGGCGCTGGAGCGCACGCACTGGAACCGCAAGCGAGCAGCGCAGGAACTGCAGATCAGCTACAAATCGCTGCTCTACAAAATCAAGCTGATCGGCGTGCAGGGCACAACGAGCGACGAGTAA
- a CDS encoding PEP-CTERM sorting domain-containing protein has translation MMIRKVLAVLGLTIMVLFCTAPAMADTVGTLILTDCGGGGNCPGATYAFDITTTSASLTITINGVPTSSNDYITAVDLGFTSSGNITGLSLTAFPSTGWTATTGSLSSGGTCGVNSGAFVCASASPLTSLLIAQNGVYTWTWTFDAIDPSLIAADGSVHIGAEYGPNANGSFDGLIVSQTTAVPEPASLTLLGAGLLALAGLARLRL, from the coding sequence ATGATGATTCGGAAGGTCTTGGCAGTACTGGGCCTCACTATTATGGTCCTCTTTTGCACAGCGCCGGCCATGGCGGATACAGTAGGTACCTTGATCTTGACGGATTGTGGCGGTGGCGGGAACTGTCCGGGTGCGACGTATGCCTTTGACATAACGACCACCTCGGCGAGCCTGACCATTACAATCAACGGGGTGCCGACGTCATCCAACGATTACATCACGGCCGTGGACCTCGGCTTCACATCCAGCGGAAACATCACTGGGTTGTCTCTGACGGCCTTTCCTTCGACCGGTTGGACAGCCACTACTGGCAGTTTGAGTTCTGGCGGGACTTGCGGTGTTAATTCCGGAGCTTTTGTCTGCGCTTCGGCGTCACCCTTGACCTCACTCCTTATCGCGCAGAATGGGGTCTACACTTGGACTTGGACCTTCGATGCAATCGACCCCTCATTGATCGCTGCCGATGGCAGCGTTCACATTGGGGCGGAGTACGGTCCGAACGCCAACGGGAGTTTCGATGGCCTCATCGTCTCCCAGACGACCGCGGTTCCTGAGCCCGCTTCGTTGACCCTGCTTGGCGCTGGGTTGCTGGCCCTGGCAGGTCTTGCGCGTTTGCGTCTCTAG